A genomic region of Salinibacter pepae contains the following coding sequences:
- a CDS encoding acyl-CoA thioesterase → MSSSRPPKPVSASKCKMTEIVLPNDTNGLGNMMGGRLLHLMDKCAAISAQRHANRVCVTAAVDSVEFQSAIREGEVVVIESHVNRAFRTSMEVELNVWAENPLEETHRACNRAFYTYVALDEDGGTVPVPDVAPSTDQEQNRYEAAAKRRDIRLVLAGRKELEDAASLKEDMLTALQHSTDAPA, encoded by the coding sequence ATGAGCTCGTCCCGTCCCCCCAAACCGGTCTCGGCCTCCAAGTGCAAGATGACCGAGATCGTCCTCCCCAACGACACGAATGGCCTCGGCAACATGATGGGCGGCCGGCTGCTGCACCTCATGGACAAGTGTGCGGCCATCTCCGCCCAGCGGCACGCCAATCGCGTCTGCGTGACCGCCGCCGTGGATAGCGTCGAGTTTCAGTCGGCCATCCGGGAGGGGGAGGTGGTCGTGATTGAGAGCCATGTCAACCGCGCCTTCCGCACGTCGATGGAGGTGGAGCTCAACGTGTGGGCCGAAAACCCACTCGAAGAGACGCACCGGGCGTGCAACCGCGCCTTCTACACGTACGTGGCCCTGGACGAGGACGGCGGCACGGTGCCCGTCCCGGACGTGGCCCCCAGCACGGACCAGGAGCAGAACCGCTACGAGGCCGCCGCCAAGCGGCGCGACATTCGCCTCGTGCTCGCCGGGCGCAAGGAGCTCGAGGACGCGGCGAGCCTGAAAGAAGACATGCTGACGGCACTACAGCACTCGACGGATGCCCCTGCGTGA
- a CDS encoding isoprenyl transferase — protein MAPRRLPSCCTSQHRGECVPHRAYIRTERRSPMASSRHPSANGSAQCEAAELSDDQRQRALRDRGELPAHVACIMDGNGRWAQERGEARVVGHHEGVTSVRDVTEACAELGIDYLTLYTFSTENWERPDAEINALMELLVQTVKEERDTLMENGVRLQTIGDLSELPGSCQDALRQTRRDTAENDRMTLTLALSYSGRWEIVRAARDLATKVEEGECSPDDIDAALFEEQLDTSGMPDPDLLVRTGGEFRLSNFLLWQSAYTEFYITDEFWPAFRRPQLYASIRSYQDRDRRFGRIERASADDPGHGT, from the coding sequence GTGGCGCCTCGTAGGTTACCATCCTGTTGCACTTCGCAACACCGGGGAGAGTGCGTCCCCCATCGTGCGTACATTCGGACGGAGCGACGTAGTCCCATGGCATCGTCTCGGCATCCCTCAGCGAACGGATCCGCCCAGTGTGAAGCGGCCGAGCTCAGTGACGATCAGCGGCAGCGTGCCCTCCGGGACCGGGGAGAGCTCCCGGCCCACGTGGCCTGTATCATGGACGGGAACGGCCGCTGGGCCCAGGAGCGGGGCGAGGCCCGGGTCGTGGGGCACCACGAGGGCGTGACGTCCGTCCGCGACGTGACGGAGGCCTGCGCGGAGCTCGGCATCGACTACCTTACCCTCTACACGTTTAGCACCGAAAACTGGGAGCGGCCCGACGCGGAGATCAATGCGTTGATGGAACTTCTGGTACAGACCGTGAAGGAGGAGCGGGACACGCTGATGGAGAATGGGGTGCGGCTGCAGACCATTGGCGACCTGTCCGAGCTTCCCGGGTCGTGCCAGGACGCCCTCCGTCAGACCAGACGGGACACGGCGGAGAACGACCGCATGACGCTGACCCTCGCGCTCTCCTACAGCGGGCGCTGGGAGATCGTGCGGGCCGCCCGGGACCTTGCCACCAAGGTCGAAGAGGGAGAGTGTTCGCCGGACGACATCGACGCGGCCCTGTTCGAGGAGCAGCTCGACACGTCGGGCATGCCGGACCCGGACCTTCTGGTCCGGACGGGGGGCGAGTTTCGTCTCTCCAATTTCCTGCTCTGGCAGAGCGCCTACACGGAGTTCTACATCACCGACGAGTTCTGGCCGGCGTTTCGGCGGCCCCAGCTGTACGCGTCCATTCGCAGCTACCAGGACCGAGACCGACGGTTCGGCCGCATCGAGCGCGCCTCCGCCGACGATCCCGGCCATGGGACGTAG
- a CDS encoding asparagine synthetase B: MRLRSVCALAAAFVVCVVTTPLAAAQDLLIPMDDQQENHLKAYGAVYAALQDGRTVDWLLNHRGGAFLAEASDAVRQELQVRGVTFTPVSAGRASKIIAEVEADGSNKSVVPLEKAPEIAVYAPEGAVPWDDAVRLALEYAEVPHDVIYDAEVLNGDLASYDWLHLHHEDFTGQFGKFIRYRNEPWYIQKQNRAEAAAEEFGFRKVSQLKLAVAERLKQYVAQGGFLFSMCSGTETFDIALAAHQTDIVPEEYDGDAVDPNALDQLDFSNTLAFRDFTPNLNAREYEHSNIDVGPPPPEMRDPSLDYFTLFEFSAKWDPVPSMLTQNHVATVKGFVGQATAFNEDVLKEDVVVLGEAPDRPQVRYIHGTHGQGTFTFYSGHDPEDYQHFVGDPPTDLSLHPKSPGYRLILNNILFPAAKKKKQKT, encoded by the coding sequence ATGCGCCTCCGGTCCGTTTGTGCTCTTGCCGCTGCGTTCGTGGTCTGCGTCGTCACCACGCCCCTGGCCGCGGCGCAGGACCTGCTCATCCCGATGGACGACCAGCAGGAGAACCACCTGAAGGCCTACGGGGCCGTCTACGCGGCGCTCCAGGACGGCCGGACGGTCGACTGGCTCCTCAATCACCGCGGCGGGGCGTTCCTCGCCGAGGCCAGCGATGCTGTTCGTCAGGAGCTGCAGGTCCGCGGCGTCACCTTCACGCCCGTGAGCGCCGGGCGGGCGTCGAAGATTATCGCGGAGGTGGAGGCCGACGGCAGCAACAAGTCCGTCGTGCCCCTCGAGAAGGCCCCTGAGATTGCCGTGTACGCGCCGGAAGGGGCCGTGCCGTGGGACGACGCCGTGCGCCTGGCCCTGGAGTACGCCGAGGTGCCCCACGACGTGATCTACGACGCGGAGGTGCTCAACGGCGACCTCGCGTCCTACGACTGGTTGCACCTGCACCACGAGGACTTCACCGGCCAGTTCGGCAAGTTCATCCGCTACCGCAACGAGCCCTGGTACATCCAAAAACAGAACAGGGCCGAAGCGGCGGCCGAAGAGTTTGGGTTCCGCAAGGTGAGCCAGCTGAAGCTGGCCGTGGCCGAGCGCCTCAAGCAGTACGTCGCGCAGGGCGGCTTCCTGTTCTCGATGTGCTCCGGCACCGAGACCTTCGACATCGCCCTCGCCGCCCACCAGACCGACATTGTGCCCGAGGAGTACGATGGGGACGCGGTGGACCCGAACGCGCTGGACCAGCTCGACTTCAGCAACACACTCGCCTTCCGCGATTTCACCCCCAACCTCAACGCCCGCGAGTACGAGCACTCCAACATTGACGTGGGCCCGCCGCCCCCGGAGATGCGGGACCCCTCGCTGGACTACTTTACCCTCTTTGAGTTCAGCGCCAAGTGGGACCCGGTCCCCAGCATGCTCACGCAGAATCACGTGGCGACCGTCAAGGGGTTCGTGGGGCAGGCCACGGCCTTCAACGAGGACGTGTTGAAGGAGGACGTGGTGGTGCTCGGGGAGGCCCCCGACCGTCCACAGGTGCGGTACATTCACGGCACGCACGGGCAGGGCACGTTCACCTTCTACAGCGGCCACGACCCGGAAGACTACCAGCACTTCGTGGGGGACCCGCCCACCGATCTGTCGCTGCACCCCAAGTCGCCCGGCTACCGGCTTATTCTGAACAACATCCTCTTCCCCGCCGCCAAGAAAAAGAAACAGAAGACCTGA
- a CDS encoding OmpH family outer membrane protein, translating to MAAALCVLWGGEARAQQKIGYIDSQAILEKLPEYASVEQKLDQLEEEWRAEIEAQEEKVQVLRDEYRAWELLYTDEERRQKQAAIRKAREKVDRLRQRYFGPDGRLYTRQQELMRPIQERILDATEEVATEEGYDYVFDKSEKVLFMYARQDHNLNRRVLRALGITPEQQTEGQ from the coding sequence ATGGCCGCCGCGCTGTGCGTGCTGTGGGGGGGCGAGGCACGCGCCCAGCAGAAGATTGGGTACATCGACTCGCAGGCCATTCTGGAGAAGCTTCCGGAATATGCGAGCGTGGAGCAGAAGCTCGACCAGTTGGAGGAGGAGTGGCGCGCCGAGATCGAGGCCCAGGAGGAAAAAGTACAAGTCCTGCGGGACGAGTACCGGGCGTGGGAGCTGCTCTACACCGACGAGGAGCGTCGGCAGAAGCAGGCGGCCATTCGGAAGGCCCGGGAAAAGGTCGACCGGCTACGCCAGCGATACTTTGGGCCGGACGGCCGGCTCTACACCCGGCAGCAGGAGCTCATGCGCCCCATTCAGGAGCGCATTCTCGACGCTACGGAGGAGGTTGCCACGGAGGAAGGGTACGACTACGTCTTTGACAAGAGCGAGAAGGTGCTCTTCATGTACGCCCGGCAGGACCACAACTTGAACCGCCGGGTGCTCCGGGCACTCGGGATCACCCCCGAGCAACAGACGGAGGGGCAATGA
- a CDS encoding RNA polymerase subunit sigma-54, whose amino-acid sequence MLLVLALLIAAASPAVAQRQPGALGAGFQVGRPGGLALKWYRSSPVVYDGIVSTDGDDFVVGHVHRLWERPLPDSPLHLFAGPGVVVGPSRLAQSPRLRLGLSGEVGLNFYAERFEVFLHVTPVLRFLPSTQVSVDANAGLRYYLRFP is encoded by the coding sequence ATGCTGCTTGTTCTGGCCCTGTTGATTGCCGCCGCTTCTCCGGCCGTGGCCCAGCGACAGCCCGGGGCCCTGGGCGCCGGGTTCCAGGTCGGCCGCCCCGGCGGGCTGGCCCTCAAGTGGTACCGCTCGTCCCCCGTCGTGTACGACGGGATCGTCAGCACCGACGGCGACGACTTTGTCGTTGGTCACGTGCACCGGCTCTGGGAGCGCCCCCTTCCCGATTCCCCCCTTCACCTCTTCGCGGGCCCCGGCGTGGTCGTTGGCCCGTCCCGGCTCGCACAATCCCCCCGTCTGCGCCTCGGCCTGAGTGGGGAGGTTGGACTCAATTTTTACGCCGAACGCTTCGAGGTCTTCTTGCATGTGACGCCCGTCCTCCGGTTCTTGCCCAGTACTCAGGTGTCGGTTGACGCCAATGCCGGCCTCCGCTACTACCTCCGCTTCCCCTGA
- a CDS encoding 1-deoxy-D-xylulose-5-phosphate reductoisomerase, with amino-acid sequence MDAFSQNGTTDPEPRRLALLGATGSIGTQTLEVVRLFPDRFDVRVLTCRQNVERLAKQVQEFRPECVAVGSAESAEAFKKTLPADAPDVRVLVGTEGLSEAATRSDVDVVLGAVVGFAGLRPILRAVRAGKQVALANKETLVVGGALVTQAAADGGGQLLPVDSEHSAIFQCLAGESERAVEELVLTASGGPFWDRPAETFGDITVEEALDHPNWSMGAKITVDSATMMNKGLEVIEAKWLFDVPVERIQVLVHPQSIVHSMVSFADGAVKAQLGVPDMKVPIQYALSYPSRWPAAHERLDWDELSRLDFERPDLEKFPCLRLAYDALEAGGTAPALLNAANEAAVGRFLEGQLGFLDIPRAVERVLEQLPVQPSPTLDDLVAADTEARRRVEELPLPTSN; translated from the coding sequence ATGGACGCATTCTCTCAGAACGGAACGACGGACCCGGAGCCGCGCCGGCTCGCCCTCCTCGGGGCGACCGGGTCGATCGGCACCCAAACGCTCGAGGTGGTCCGGCTCTTTCCGGACCGGTTCGACGTGCGGGTGCTCACCTGCCGACAGAATGTGGAGCGCCTTGCCAAGCAGGTGCAGGAGTTTCGTCCCGAGTGCGTGGCCGTCGGGTCCGCCGAGAGCGCCGAGGCGTTCAAGAAAACGCTGCCGGCGGACGCGCCGGACGTGCGGGTCCTCGTGGGGACGGAGGGGCTGAGCGAGGCGGCCACGCGGTCGGACGTGGACGTGGTGCTGGGGGCGGTGGTCGGCTTTGCGGGGCTCCGGCCCATCCTGAGGGCGGTGCGGGCGGGGAAGCAGGTCGCCCTCGCCAACAAGGAAACGCTGGTCGTGGGGGGCGCGCTGGTCACGCAGGCCGCGGCGGACGGAGGCGGGCAGCTACTGCCCGTCGACAGCGAGCACTCGGCGATTTTTCAGTGCCTGGCGGGCGAGTCCGAGCGGGCGGTCGAGGAGCTCGTGCTGACCGCGTCCGGCGGGCCGTTTTGGGACCGCCCGGCCGAGACGTTTGGCGACATCACGGTGGAGGAGGCCCTCGACCATCCGAACTGGTCGATGGGGGCGAAAATCACGGTCGACTCCGCCACCATGATGAACAAGGGGCTGGAGGTGATTGAGGCGAAGTGGCTGTTCGACGTGCCGGTCGAGCGCATTCAGGTGCTCGTCCACCCGCAGTCCATTGTGCACTCGATGGTGTCGTTTGCCGACGGGGCCGTGAAGGCGCAGCTCGGCGTCCCGGACATGAAGGTGCCCATTCAGTACGCGCTGAGCTACCCGTCCCGCTGGCCCGCCGCCCACGAGCGGCTGGACTGGGACGAACTCTCGCGCCTCGACTTCGAGCGGCCGGACCTGGAGAAGTTTCCGTGCCTGCGGCTCGCCTACGACGCCCTGGAGGCAGGGGGCACGGCCCCGGCCCTCCTGAACGCCGCCAACGAGGCGGCCGTCGGGCGCTTTCTGGAGGGCCAACTGGGCTTCCTGGACATTCCCCGTGCCGTTGAACGGGTGCTTGAGCAGCTCCCCGTGCAGCCCAGTCCCACCCTGGACGATCTGGTGGCGGCGGACACGGAGGCCCGCCGGCGGGTCGAGGAACTCCCCCTACCGACATCAAATTGA
- the rseP gene encoding RIP metalloprotease RseP: MELVVSVLTSTLWVLLALTILVFVHELGHFLTAKYFDMRVERFSIGFPPTLFGRTYGDTEYAVGATPLGGYVKISGMIDESLDTDHVEADPEPWEFRGKPVWQRIIVISAGVIFNAVLAIVIFGGLSWSEGETYIPAENVEQVYVEAGSVAHDLGLRTGDRIVQVNGSDFERFRQVEPSSLIAADTLTITVVRDGERQTITGPPNFISRLSRARSNEQGFGLGFQPALIGAVEAGSPADSVGLQTGDRIYALQGDTVRFWREMSARLQQAEGARVAMRWVRPDSLVGESDRSRSPRVVRRTGQGVVLADSVAARYDSERERYLLGVRSPRASSVTRQALFDEFGIRTVTYGPLAALKAGAVDTWTYGRNIVVTLKRIAEGRDSLTDSLGGPVMIADVTSEAAAAGATAYWRLIAALSITLAIMNILPIPALDGGQLLFLLYEAVTRRRPSVRVRLVAQQVGMILLIGFMAFLIFNDILRL; this comes from the coding sequence ATGGAGCTTGTAGTCAGCGTTCTCACGTCCACCCTCTGGGTGCTCCTCGCACTCACCATCCTGGTGTTCGTCCACGAGCTGGGCCACTTCCTGACGGCCAAGTACTTCGACATGCGGGTCGAGCGCTTCTCGATCGGGTTTCCGCCGACGCTGTTCGGGCGGACGTACGGGGACACCGAGTACGCAGTGGGGGCCACGCCGCTGGGCGGCTACGTGAAAATTAGCGGCATGATCGACGAGAGCCTCGACACCGACCACGTGGAGGCCGACCCCGAGCCGTGGGAGTTTCGGGGAAAGCCCGTCTGGCAGCGCATCATCGTGATCAGTGCCGGGGTGATATTCAACGCCGTCCTGGCGATCGTGATCTTCGGCGGGCTAAGCTGGAGCGAGGGCGAGACGTACATCCCCGCGGAGAACGTAGAGCAGGTGTACGTGGAAGCGGGATCGGTCGCCCACGATTTGGGGCTGCGAACGGGGGACCGCATCGTCCAGGTGAACGGCAGCGATTTTGAGCGCTTCCGGCAGGTGGAGCCGTCGTCGCTCATTGCGGCGGACACGCTGACCATCACCGTCGTCCGGGACGGAGAGCGACAGACCATTACCGGCCCCCCCAACTTCATCTCGCGGCTGAGCCGCGCCCGGAGCAACGAGCAGGGCTTTGGGCTCGGGTTTCAGCCTGCGCTCATTGGGGCCGTGGAGGCCGGCAGCCCGGCCGACTCGGTGGGGCTGCAGACGGGAGACCGGATTTACGCCCTCCAGGGCGATACGGTGCGGTTCTGGCGGGAAATGAGTGCACGTCTGCAGCAGGCAGAGGGGGCGCGGGTGGCGATGCGGTGGGTTCGTCCAGACTCTCTCGTCGGGGAGTCGGACCGGTCGCGGTCGCCACGAGTCGTTCGGCGCACCGGTCAAGGCGTCGTGCTTGCGGACTCGGTCGCCGCCCGCTACGATTCGGAGCGGGAGCGGTACCTCCTCGGGGTTCGAAGTCCCAGGGCGAGCTCGGTGACGCGGCAGGCCCTGTTCGACGAGTTTGGGATCCGGACCGTGACGTACGGCCCCCTGGCCGCGCTGAAGGCAGGGGCCGTGGACACCTGGACCTACGGCCGCAACATCGTCGTTACCCTGAAGCGGATTGCGGAGGGGCGCGACAGCCTGACCGACAGCCTCGGCGGGCCGGTGATGATCGCGGACGTCACCAGCGAGGCAGCGGCGGCGGGGGCCACTGCGTACTGGCGGCTCATCGCGGCGCTCTCGATCACGCTGGCCATCATGAACATCCTCCCCATCCCGGCGCTGGACGGCGGGCAGCTGTTGTTTCTGCTCTACGAGGCGGTCACGCGCCGCCGCCCCTCCGTGCGGGTGCGGCTCGTGGCCCAGCAGGTGGGGATGATTTTGCTGATTGGGTTCATGGCGTTCCTCATCTTTAACGACATTCTGCGGCTGTAG
- the bamA gene encoding outer membrane protein assembly factor BamA, with translation MVEDIQVRGVEDAQTRQFVIQSSGLAAGQEVTLPSGQAISQAIRAIYDLRTFSDVSIHRTDQSGGNVTLVIDVTPEPTLTAYKLQGIDDGDREDLKKQIPLLKGSPARPSDVERAKQIIKNFYKDEGYLRTDVSVQRTSTQDNRVRLVFNVDRKEEIEVERIRFLGNERFDDGDLRGAMEETRENRWWRIWKGEQFKRDAYEDDLDLVIDLYREHGYYDAQIVRDSVYYMGDGGLGIDVKVREGDQYYVREVDWEGNSVYPDRVLSEQLGLTEGEVYNGKALDENLYGSGRQSGVLGLYMDRGYMRADVQPTVRVAAGDSLDITMDVREGEIYNFGDINITGNTKTKDYVIRRELYTVPGDRFSRSAIQESIRRLNQLDYFSQESLSGGPDISVDQEEKEADVSYSVEEVGSDQLQLSGTFGQFGLVLQLGFQFNNFSAQNLFEGDAWRPLPSGDGQKLSVNVRTNGTYYQNYSLSFTEPWFGGSPTPVGGSVSYSKYTRSVFGGRSASRGIRDGRFQNISANLFVRQRLNWPDDKFMVGSRVGFQLYDNRGRDASTGNRRPLFGSVPYGTNQSITFRQSLSRNSVDNPTFPRTGSKVSLSVEVAPPIGDLVQYHKWRLNSSWNVPIGENFSFGVGTNFGYIGSITGDPVRFETFEVGGTPFDYQGGTFGTDPVFMRGYPRGVIGPLNRTRGGNLQPQGGQVMNKYTSEFRWKAVESQQLQARPYLFLDAANAWNSLNAYTPNDLYRSAGVGVKLFLPIVGMIEFNYGYNFESYRSLETGNIESPGWSFQFSLGQGFGGGGR, from the coding sequence GTGGTTGAAGACATCCAGGTGCGTGGGGTGGAAGATGCGCAGACGCGCCAGTTCGTTATCCAGTCGAGCGGCCTGGCGGCGGGCCAGGAAGTGACGCTCCCGTCCGGCCAGGCCATCAGCCAGGCCATCCGCGCCATCTACGACCTCCGAACGTTCTCGGACGTGTCCATTCACCGGACCGACCAATCGGGGGGCAACGTGACGCTCGTCATCGACGTGACGCCCGAGCCCACCCTTACCGCCTACAAGCTACAGGGCATCGACGATGGGGATCGTGAGGACCTGAAGAAGCAGATCCCCCTCCTGAAGGGAAGCCCCGCTCGTCCCTCCGACGTGGAGCGGGCCAAGCAGATCATCAAAAACTTTTACAAGGACGAGGGCTATCTGCGGACGGACGTCAGCGTGCAGCGCACGAGCACCCAGGACAACCGCGTCCGACTGGTCTTCAACGTAGACCGGAAGGAGGAGATCGAGGTCGAGCGCATCCGCTTCCTCGGCAACGAACGATTTGACGATGGGGACCTGCGGGGGGCGATGGAGGAGACGCGCGAAAACCGCTGGTGGCGCATCTGGAAGGGGGAGCAGTTCAAGCGGGACGCCTACGAGGACGACCTTGATCTCGTCATCGATCTGTACCGCGAGCACGGCTACTACGACGCCCAGATCGTCCGGGACTCGGTATACTACATGGGAGACGGCGGGCTCGGGATCGACGTGAAGGTGCGGGAGGGCGACCAGTACTACGTGCGCGAGGTCGACTGGGAGGGCAACAGCGTCTACCCGGACCGGGTCTTGTCCGAGCAGTTGGGGCTCACGGAGGGCGAGGTGTACAACGGCAAGGCCCTCGACGAGAACCTATACGGCAGCGGGCGGCAGAGCGGGGTGCTGGGCCTCTACATGGACCGCGGCTACATGCGGGCGGACGTGCAGCCAACGGTGCGGGTCGCAGCGGGGGACTCGCTCGACATCACAATGGACGTGCGGGAGGGAGAGATCTACAACTTCGGCGACATCAACATCACCGGCAACACGAAGACCAAAGACTACGTCATTCGCCGGGAGCTGTACACGGTGCCCGGCGATCGGTTCAGCCGGAGCGCGATTCAGGAGTCGATTCGCCGCCTCAACCAGCTGGACTACTTCAGCCAGGAGTCCCTGTCCGGCGGGCCCGACATCAGTGTCGATCAGGAGGAAAAAGAGGCGGACGTCAGCTACAGCGTTGAGGAGGTGGGGAGCGACCAGCTCCAGCTCTCCGGAACGTTCGGGCAGTTCGGGCTCGTCCTCCAGCTCGGATTTCAGTTCAACAATTTCTCGGCCCAGAACCTGTTCGAGGGCGACGCCTGGCGCCCGCTTCCGTCCGGCGACGGCCAGAAGCTGAGCGTGAACGTGCGGACCAACGGCACCTACTACCAGAACTATTCGCTCTCCTTCACGGAGCCCTGGTTCGGGGGCAGCCCGACGCCGGTCGGGGGCTCGGTGTCGTACTCGAAGTACACCCGCTCGGTCTTCGGGGGACGCAGCGCCTCTCGTGGCATCCGCGACGGCCGGTTTCAGAACATCTCGGCCAACCTGTTCGTCCGCCAGCGGCTAAACTGGCCCGACGACAAGTTTATGGTCGGGTCGCGCGTGGGATTTCAGCTTTACGACAACCGGGGCCGCGATGCGAGTACCGGAAATCGGCGTCCCCTCTTCGGCAGCGTCCCGTACGGCACCAACCAGTCCATCACGTTCCGGCAGTCGCTGAGCCGCAATTCTGTCGACAACCCCACCTTCCCCCGCACCGGATCGAAGGTGTCGCTCTCGGTGGAGGTGGCCCCGCCGATCGGCGACCTGGTTCAGTACCACAAGTGGCGGCTCAATTCGAGCTGGAACGTCCCGATTGGGGAGAACTTCTCGTTCGGCGTCGGGACCAACTTTGGCTACATCGGCTCCATCACCGGCGATCCGGTCCGGTTCGAGACCTTCGAGGTGGGCGGGACGCCGTTCGACTACCAGGGCGGCACGTTCGGGACGGACCCGGTCTTCATGCGCGGATACCCGCGCGGCGTGATCGGTCCGCTCAACCGCACCCGGGGGGGCAACCTGCAGCCCCAGGGCGGCCAGGTGATGAACAAGTACACCTCCGAGTTTCGGTGGAAGGCGGTCGAGTCGCAGCAGCTGCAGGCGCGTCCGTACCTGTTCCTCGACGCGGCCAATGCGTGGAACAGCCTGAACGCGTACACCCCCAACGACCTGTACCGGTCGGCCGGAGTGGGCGTGAAGCTGTTCCTTCCCATCGTGGGCATGATCGAGTTTAACTACGGATACAACTTTGAATCCTACCGCTCGCTCGAAACGGGCAACATCGAGTCCCCGGGCTGGTCCTTCCAGTTCTCGCTGGGGCAGGGCTTCGGCGGGGGCGGACGCTAG
- a CDS encoding tetratricopeptide repeat protein: MRCLLIVLALGLLLGPVAGPAHAQRSDSTQLRKFQRANEFLRADRPERALPLLESLYANAPENAAFYRKLKQAYESLKRYRDALRLVEERIGSPPTVSRLAEKARLQYQKGEGDAADATWDRALALAPNEPQTYRTVYNTLAELRQFRKAIAVLQKGRAALDQPDAFRTELAHLYGLDGQFEAAMQEYVAFLAEAPNRLNYVRSRLRTFVEQGQGIAASIQVLQQTVRENPLNEAYRTLLAWLHTEQDNYAAAFDEYRALDRLGDRQGQILFGFARRAADAQRYGVATRACEAIQEQYPRSGVAPEAQKLRGDLYRRWASEGADSTTAAQDSVRYARARTAYKTFLRQNPGHADYPAALLRLGTLQIDAYRNLDGAQETLSQLVSNHPETTAAEKGQYQRGRIAVLRDSLDRARLLFSRLAANAQSSDLADQAQYELALLHFYQGEFDATAARASSISENPSADVANDAIALKTLLQEARGPDSLDTPLRTFARVRLYDRQQAHGRALDSLDALLRRHPRHPLADDARFRRAHIHLARHDTSAALAAFRAVPERHPRSPYADRSLFQSASLLEANGRPAAAVEAYDRLLSEYPTSLLAGDARSRLRVLRRSQG, translated from the coding sequence ATGCGCTGCCTGCTGATCGTGCTCGCCCTCGGGCTCCTGCTCGGGCCCGTGGCCGGCCCCGCCCATGCCCAGCGGTCCGACAGCACGCAACTGAGGAAATTCCAGCGGGCCAACGAGTTCCTCCGTGCCGACCGGCCCGAACGCGCCCTTCCCCTGCTGGAGTCGCTTTACGCCAACGCCCCGGAGAATGCGGCGTTCTACCGAAAGCTGAAGCAGGCCTACGAGAGCCTCAAGCGCTACCGCGACGCCCTCCGGCTGGTGGAGGAGCGCATCGGCTCCCCCCCGACCGTTTCCCGCCTCGCCGAAAAAGCCCGTCTCCAGTACCAGAAGGGCGAGGGGGACGCCGCCGATGCCACGTGGGATCGGGCGCTCGCACTCGCCCCTAACGAGCCCCAGACGTACCGAACCGTCTACAACACCCTGGCCGAGCTGCGCCAGTTCCGCAAGGCCATCGCGGTCCTCCAGAAGGGGCGCGCCGCCCTCGACCAGCCCGACGCGTTCCGGACCGAGCTCGCCCACCTGTACGGCCTGGACGGCCAGTTTGAGGCCGCCATGCAGGAGTACGTCGCGTTTCTCGCCGAGGCCCCCAACCGCCTCAACTACGTTCGGAGCCGCCTTCGGACGTTTGTCGAACAGGGGCAGGGCATTGCGGCCAGCATCCAGGTGCTCCAGCAGACGGTTCGGGAGAACCCCCTGAACGAGGCCTACCGGACGCTCCTGGCGTGGCTGCACACGGAGCAAGACAACTACGCGGCGGCGTTCGACGAGTACCGGGCCCTGGACCGTCTCGGGGACCGCCAGGGGCAGATCCTCTTCGGGTTCGCCCGCCGGGCCGCCGACGCGCAGCGCTACGGCGTGGCCACTCGGGCCTGCGAGGCCATCCAGGAGCAGTATCCGCGGTCGGGCGTCGCCCCGGAGGCGCAGAAGCTCCGTGGCGACCTCTACCGCCGCTGGGCCAGTGAGGGGGCCGACTCCACCACGGCCGCCCAAGACTCTGTCCGGTACGCCCGAGCCCGGACGGCCTACAAAACGTTCCTTCGCCAGAACCCGGGGCACGCGGACTATCCGGCAGCCCTTCTCCGGCTCGGGACGCTCCAGATCGACGCCTACCGCAACCTGGACGGCGCCCAGGAGACCCTCAGCCAGCTCGTGTCGAATCACCCAGAAACCACGGCCGCCGAGAAGGGCCAGTATCAACGGGGCCGCATTGCGGTCCTTCGGGACTCGCTCGACCGCGCCCGCCTTCTTTTTTCCCGCCTGGCCGCCAACGCGCAGTCGAGCGACCTCGCCGACCAGGCCCAGTACGAACTGGCGCTCCTGCACTTTTACCAGGGGGAGTTCGACGCCACGGCGGCCCGGGCCTCCTCCATCAGCGAAAACCCATCGGCGGACGTGGCCAACGACGCCATCGCGCTGAAAACCCTCTTGCAGGAGGCCCGCGGCCCCGACTCGCTCGACACGCCCCTTCGCACCTTCGCTCGCGTTCGGCTCTACGATCGGCAGCAGGCCCACGGCCGTGCGCTCGACTCGCTCGATGCCCTCCTGCGGCGGCACCCGCGGCACCCGCTCGCCGACGACGCTCGGTTCCGGCGGGCCCACATCCACCTCGCCCGCCACGACACCTCGGCGGCCCTCGCGGCGTTTCGGGCCGTGCCGGAGCGGCATCCGCGCAGCCCCTACGCCGACCGCAGTCTGTTCCAGAGTGCGTCACTCCTGGAGGCAAATGGCCGCCCCGCGGCGGCCGTCGAGGCCTACGACCGCCTCTTGTCGGAATACCCCACGTCCCTCCTCGCAGGGGATGCCCGGAGCCGCCTTCGTGTCCTCCGCCGGTCTCAGGGCTGA